The Phaseolus vulgaris cultivar G19833 chromosome 10, P. vulgaris v2.0, whole genome shotgun sequence DNA window AATTCAATCACTGCACTTTCCTACATTGGTTAAGAATCCaaattattatgaaattttCACCAGCAAAAGTATTTGAGTGATAAAGACAAATGTTGATataaaactttttatttaaatttaagttaatttattttacacaTTTTACACTGTGCAGAGACGATATACAAACAGGCCAATTGTTGAATTTGAGATTGCAGCTCAGGAGCAAATGAAAATTACAGAACTACGCCTTGCAAAGCTCTTTTCGAGTAGAGAAGACATTTCTTCTAAAACTGGCAAGTATTCCACTGCTAAGAAGGCAGAAGGTACTTCCATATTATTTCCTATTTTATGTTTGGTTACAGTTTAAGAATGCCTTTTGACATTCAAATCTGCTTAGAAAAGATATAACTTTCTGCTCAACTATTCAATTTGGTTTTGCTTATTGTcgtatttattaattaaaatgtagCATATCATCGACCTTTCATCACGAGTCATGACTTTTTGCTAGAAGTAGCATGATcaaatatttgagtttttccAATTCTTTCAATATATTAAAGGTTGAGTTCTACTATATTCAAATCTGAGATACAAGTGATTTAATGTTAACTATTATCTCGTGTCAGAATCATGTGATTGTGACCTGTTATTAACTGCTATTTGAATGAAATAAAGGATAGGATAGAAGAGGTGATCTGCTTAAGTCCAATTGTAAGTatgtaataaataatatgataCCGTGTTTTGCATAAGTTTGAGATGTAATAGGTGTGTATTAGTGTTACTAATTCTCTGTgtaagatttattttcaaagaaGGAAAACACAActtgtatgtttttttattatatctgCTAAGCAGTGTTTGTTTAACTGCATTAGACCAATATAGTCTAACTTGATTGCATTTTTTTTACCAGATTGAATTATCATTTTGCTGCTACTTGATCTTCTGTTTTCTGAAATTAATTTCCCTTGAACTTCTTTCAAGTTGCTAATTTTGTGCATATatgaaaaaacaatttataaaaatgtgtgtttggtGCTGATAAATAATAGGCAGACACCAATTGTGAAAATCCTGACTCATTTTATTGTCAAGTGGTGCATGTTATGTTCCATCATTTGAAGTGATCCCTAAACCATAAACCCTCATCTCATCTCCTTAATTTAAAGAAGTATGAAGAAGGAAGTCTGATTACATCTTATTTACTACATATACAAGAAATCATTGATTATTGCATGACCCAATTATTCTCTTTATGTTAGTTGTAACTTCTCACTTCCTGCACCAAACTCTTCCTTCGGAAATTCAAAATGCATACACTGTGATTGGTTACGAAAAAATTGTCGATTctgttttttttcatgttttttttcatgtaatgtATGTGTTGAAGGACAAAATCTGATTCTAATACGATATTcctataattataaatatccTGATTAAATAAGAGAGAAAACCCTATAACTATAGTAACTTTCACCTAAGatatttcttatatttctaGCTGTGATGCATGTGTTATCTGTGGATGGTGTTGGTTACTGAGTGCTTAATACAaccttcctcctcctcctttATTGTTTATAATATGTTGTGGTATGAATTTTCAAAACTCTCCAACTTCTACATCATGATATTTCCTTGTTTACAACAAGTTAACAAGCTTGGTTTCTTATTCTCCCAATGCTAGAAGATCGTATTAGCATCATCAGTAGTCATGTGATTGCTGCTCCAGAGAGTTCATCAGGTAAACCAATTCACCATCCTGCAAGAACCCGCCCTCCCATTACCACTCATGTGTTGGATGTGTCGCGGGGCTCTCCGGCTGCTGGTATCGATATACTTCTGGAGGTGTGGAGGGGTGATCAGTCTCGGCCGACATTTGGGGCCACAGGTGGTGGCAATTGGGTGTTTCAAGGGTCGTCGGCGACGGATCAAGATGGCCGGAGTGGTCAACTGCTGAGCATAGTTGACAATGTGAGTCCAGGAGTATACAGGATAAGTTTCAACACTGGGAAGTACATCCCAAATGGTTTCTTTCCTTATGTGTCTATAGTGTTTGAAATCAAGGATTCACAAAAAATGGAACATTTTCATGTTCCTCTCCTTCTTT harbors:
- the LOC137812656 gene encoding uric acid degradation bifunctional protein TTL isoform X2, whose amino-acid sequence is MEFSFDEKDFVSCCGSTKFAKDMVLASPFSSLQHAVSVARDVWFNSVDVNGWLQAFSAHPQIGHTHSPSVASEASAQWSKGEQSTALSTATGSSLQVLSEWNARYREKFGFVFLICASGRTTDEILAELKRRYTNRPIVEFEIAAQEQMKITELRLAKLFSSREDISSKTGKYSTAKKAEDRISIISSHVIAAPESSSGKPIHHPARTRPPITTHVLDVSRGSPAAGIDILLEVWRGDQSRPTFGATGGGNWVFQGSSATDQDGRSGQLLSIVDNVSPGVYRISFNTGKYIPNGFFPYVSIVFEIKDSQKMEHFHVPLLLSPFSFSTYRGS
- the LOC137812656 gene encoding uric acid degradation bifunctional protein TTL isoform X1, which encodes MEFSFDEKDFVSCCGSTKFAKDMVLASPFSSLQHAVSVARDVWFNSVDVNGWLQAFSAHPQIGHTHSPSVASEASAQWSKGEQSTALSTATGSSLQVLSEWNARYREKFGFVFLICASGRTTDEILAELKRRYTNRPIVEFEIAAQEQMKITELRLAKLFSSREDISSKTGKYSTAKKAEEDRISIISSHVIAAPESSSGKPIHHPARTRPPITTHVLDVSRGSPAAGIDILLEVWRGDQSRPTFGATGGGNWVFQGSSATDQDGRSGQLLSIVDNVSPGVYRISFNTGKYIPNGFFPYVSIVFEIKDSQKMEHFHVPLLLSPFSFSTYRGS